A DNA window from Pseudomonas sp. B21-056 contains the following coding sequences:
- the uraH gene encoding hydroxyisourate hydrolase, whose amino-acid sequence MGRLTTHVLDAAHGCPGSSIKVELYRVEGPQLHLVASALTNSDGRCDAPLLQGEDYRSGVYQLQFHAGDYYRARGVQLPDTAFLDVVVLRFGISAEQEHYHVPLLISPYAYSTYRGS is encoded by the coding sequence ATGGGACGTTTGACTACTCACGTTTTGGATGCTGCACATGGCTGCCCGGGCAGTTCGATCAAGGTCGAGCTGTACCGTGTGGAAGGCCCGCAACTGCACCTCGTCGCCAGCGCGCTGACTAACAGCGACGGCCGTTGCGATGCACCGCTGTTGCAAGGGGAGGACTACCGTTCGGGGGTCTATCAGTTGCAATTCCATGCCGGCGATTACTACCGCGCCCGGGGCGTCCAACTGCCCGATACGGCCTTCCTCGACGTGGTGGTGCTGCGTTTCGGCATTTCGGCCGAGCAGGAGCACTATCACGTGCCCCTGCTGATTTCGCCCTACGCCTATTCAACCTATCGAGGCAGCTGA
- the puuE gene encoding allantoinase PuuE, whose translation MSADYPRDLIGYGSNPPHPHWPGNARIALSFVLNYEEGGERNILHGDKESEAFLSEMVAAQPLQGERNMSMESLYEYGSRAGVWRILKLFKAFDIPLTIFAVAMAAQRHPDMIRAMVAAGHEICSHGYRWIDYQYMDEAQEREHMLEAIRILTEITGERPLGWYTGRTGPNTRRLVMEEGGFLYDSDTYDDDLPYWEPNTPNGKPHLVIPYTLDTNDMRFTQVQGFNNGDDFFQYLKDAFDVLYAEGAEAPKMLSIGLHCRLIGRPARLASLKRFLEYAKGHEQVWFSRRVDIARHWQQIHPHPGALK comes from the coding sequence GTGAGCGCTGACTATCCACGCGACCTGATCGGTTACGGCAGTAACCCTCCCCATCCCCACTGGCCGGGCAATGCCCGCATCGCCCTGTCCTTCGTGCTCAATTATGAAGAAGGCGGCGAGCGCAACATCCTGCATGGCGACAAGGAGTCCGAAGCGTTCCTTTCGGAAATGGTCGCGGCGCAGCCGCTGCAGGGCGAGCGGAACATGAGCATGGAGTCACTGTACGAGTATGGCAGCCGCGCCGGGGTCTGGCGGATCCTCAAGCTGTTCAAGGCATTCGACATCCCGCTGACCATCTTCGCCGTGGCCATGGCTGCCCAGCGCCATCCGGACATGATCCGCGCCATGGTCGCCGCCGGTCACGAAATCTGCAGCCACGGCTATCGCTGGATCGACTACCAATACATGGATGAAGCCCAGGAACGCGAGCACATGCTCGAAGCGATCCGCATCCTCACCGAAATCACCGGCGAACGCCCGCTGGGCTGGTACACCGGCCGCACCGGCCCCAACACCCGTCGCCTGGTGATGGAGGAAGGCGGTTTCCTCTATGACAGCGACACCTACGACGACGACCTGCCCTACTGGGAACCGAACACCCCCAACGGCAAGCCGCATCTGGTGATCCCGTACACCCTCGATACCAACGACATGCGCTTCACTCAGGTACAGGGGTTCAACAACGGCGACGATTTCTTCCAGTACCTCAAGGACGCCTTCGACGTGTTGTATGCCGAAGGCGCCGAGGCGCCAAAGATGCTCTCCATCGGCTTGCATTGCCGCCTGATCGGCCGTCCGGCCCGCCTCGCCTCCCTCAAGCGTTTCCTCGAATACGCCAAGGGTCATGAACAGGTGTGGTTCAGTCGTCGCGTCGACATTGCCCGCCACTGGCAGCAGATCCATCCGCACCCTGGAGCCTTGAAATGA
- the uraD gene encoding 2-oxo-4-hydroxy-4-carboxy-5-ureidoimidazoline decarboxylase, translating to MTAFQTLKPSTLSREAFVDAFADIYEHSPWVAEKAFDLGQDPSIDQIETLHQRMSDILLSADHASQLALINAHPDLAGKAAVQGQLTEASTNEQAGAGIHQCTAEEFQRFTELNDAYKAKFAFPFIMAVKGSNRHQILAAFETRIHNPVDTEFKCALAEINKIALFRLLTL from the coding sequence ATGACCGCGTTCCAGACCCTCAAGCCCTCGACCTTGAGCCGCGAGGCGTTCGTCGACGCCTTCGCCGACATCTACGAACACTCGCCATGGGTCGCCGAGAAAGCCTTCGACCTGGGCCAGGACCCGTCGATCGACCAGATCGAAACCCTGCACCAGCGCATGAGCGACATCCTGTTGAGCGCCGATCACGCCAGTCAACTGGCGCTGATCAATGCTCACCCGGACCTGGCAGGCAAAGCCGCTGTCCAGGGCCAACTGACCGAAGCCAGCACGAACGAACAGGCCGGCGCCGGTATTCACCAATGCACGGCCGAAGAGTTCCAGCGCTTCACCGAGCTGAACGACGCCTACAAGGCCAAGTTCGCGTTTCCCTTCATCATGGCGGTAAAAGGCAGCAACCGGCACCAGATCCTCGCAGCGTTCGAAACCCGCATCCATAACCCGGTGGACACCGAGTTCAAGTGCGCGCTGGCGGAGATCAACAAGATCGCGTTGTTCCGACTACTGACCCTTTAG
- the alc gene encoding allantoicase: MKAYAVPFEKFVNLADARLGTKIISVTDDWFADANRLFQPTPAVWKEGVFDDNGKWMDGWESRRKRFEGYDSAVIRLGVPGSIKGVDIDTSFFTGNYPPSASLEACFLAEGEPDDNTQWTEVLSAVELQGNSHHYHEISNDQAFSHLRFNIYPDGGVARLRVYGIPYRDWSAVGDNEQIDLAAALNGGRALACSDEHFGRMSNILNPGRGVNMGDGWETARRRTPGNDWVIVALGHAGEVEKVIVDTLHFKGNYPDSCSIQGAFVKGGTDSQIETQSLFWRELLPSQKLEMHAEHTFAEQIKALGPITHIRLNVFPDGGVSRLRVLGKVAK, translated from the coding sequence ATGAAAGCTTACGCCGTACCTTTCGAGAAGTTCGTCAACCTGGCCGACGCCCGCCTCGGCACCAAAATCATCTCCGTCACCGATGACTGGTTCGCCGATGCCAACCGCCTGTTCCAGCCGACGCCGGCCGTGTGGAAGGAAGGCGTGTTTGACGACAATGGCAAATGGATGGACGGCTGGGAATCGCGTCGCAAGCGCTTCGAAGGCTACGACAGCGCGGTGATCCGCCTGGGCGTACCCGGTTCGATCAAAGGCGTGGACATCGACACCTCATTCTTCACCGGCAACTACCCACCGTCGGCGTCCCTGGAAGCCTGTTTCCTGGCCGAAGGCGAACCGGACGACAACACCCAATGGACCGAAGTGCTGTCGGCCGTCGAGCTGCAAGGCAACAGCCACCATTACCACGAAATCAGTAACGACCAGGCCTTCAGCCACCTGCGCTTCAATATCTACCCCGATGGCGGCGTGGCCCGCTTGCGCGTCTATGGCATTCCGTACCGCGACTGGTCGGCCGTCGGCGACAACGAACAGATCGACCTGGCCGCCGCCCTCAACGGTGGTCGTGCCTTGGCCTGCTCCGACGAGCACTTCGGCCGCATGAGCAACATCCTCAACCCGGGCCGTGGCGTCAACATGGGCGACGGCTGGGAAACCGCCCGCCGCCGCACCCCTGGCAACGACTGGGTCATCGTCGCCCTGGGCCATGCCGGCGAGGTGGAGAAAGTCATCGTCGACACCCTGCACTTCAAGGGCAACTACCCCGACAGCTGCTCGATCCAGGGTGCGTTCGTCAAAGGTGGCACCGACAGCCAGATCGAAACCCAATCGCTGTTCTGGCGCGAGCTGCTGCCAAGCCAGAAACTGGAAATGCACGCCGAACACACCTTCGCCGAGCAGATCAAGGCCCTGGGCCCGATCACCCACATCCGCCTGAATGTGTTTCCGGATGGGGGTGTGAGTCGCCTGCGGGTATTGGGCAAGGTCGCGAAGTGA
- a CDS encoding ureidoglycolate lyase produces the protein MRTLKIEPLTKEAFAPFGDVIETDGSDHFMINNGSTMRFHRLATVETATPDDKAIISIFRADALDMPLTVRMLERHPLGSQAFIPLLGNPFLIVVAPLGDAPVSGLARAFVTNGRQGINYHRGVWHHPVLTIEKRDDFLVVDRSGTGNNCDEHFFIEDEYLILDPHQ, from the coding sequence ATGCGCACACTCAAGATCGAACCCTTGACCAAAGAAGCCTTCGCCCCATTCGGTGACGTGATCGAAACCGATGGCAGCGATCACTTCATGATCAACAACGGTTCGACCATGCGCTTCCATCGCCTGGCGACGGTTGAAACCGCCACGCCTGACGACAAGGCGATCATCAGCATCTTCCGCGCCGACGCGCTGGACATGCCGTTGACCGTGCGTATGCTGGAGCGCCATCCGCTGGGCAGCCAGGCTTTCATTCCGCTGCTCGGCAACCCCTTTCTGATCGTGGTCGCGCCACTTGGCGATGCACCTGTATCAGGCTTGGCCCGCGCCTTCGTCACCAACGGCAGGCAGGGCATCAATTACCATCGCGGCGTCTGGCACCACCCGGTGCTGACGATCGAAAAGCGGGATGACTTCCTGGTGGTTGATCGCAGTGGCACAGGCAATAACTGCGATGAGCATTTCTTCATAGAGGATGAGTATCTGATCCTCGATCCCCACCAATAA
- a CDS encoding urate hydroxylase PuuD, producing MEAHLLEWLNLSIRWVHMITGVAWIGASFYFVWLENNLNRVNPRSGLAGDLWAIHGGGIYHLEKYKLAPPSMPDNLHWFKWEAYFTWMSGIALLCVVFYWNPTIYLLAPGSSLSGLEGVALGIGSLFVGWFVYSFLCDSALGKRPALLGVILFMLLIAAAYGFSKVFSGRGAYLHVGAVIGTIMVGNVFRIIMPAQRALVAAIAEHRTPDPALPAKGLLRSRHNNYFTLPVLFIMISNHFPSTYGSQYNWLILAGIAVAAVLVRHYFNTRHDSNKFAWTLPVGALAMICLAYVTGPKPAPTAPDVAKAPAAIEYQPLPETAVGGGAKPQTAPAQPAAAPAQAANAQGPSFQKVHSVIQERCSVCHSATPTSPLFSAAPAGVMFDTPQQIQQQAARIQAQAVTTQIMPLGNITQMTQQERELIGAWISQGARTN from the coding sequence GTGGAAGCACATTTGCTGGAATGGCTGAACCTGAGCATCCGCTGGGTTCACATGATCACTGGCGTGGCCTGGATCGGCGCGTCGTTCTATTTCGTCTGGCTGGAAAACAACCTCAATCGCGTCAACCCCAGGAGCGGCCTGGCCGGTGACCTGTGGGCCATCCACGGTGGTGGTATCTACCACTTGGAAAAATACAAACTCGCACCGCCGTCCATGCCCGACAACCTGCACTGGTTCAAATGGGAAGCCTACTTCACCTGGATGTCCGGCATCGCATTGCTGTGCGTGGTGTTCTATTGGAACCCAACGATCTACCTGCTGGCGCCCGGCAGCAGCCTGAGCGGCCTGGAAGGCGTCGCCCTGGGCATCGGCTCGTTGTTCGTCGGCTGGTTCGTCTACTCCTTTCTCTGCGACTCGGCCCTGGGCAAGCGCCCTGCCCTGCTCGGCGTGATCCTGTTCATGCTGCTGATCGCGGCGGCCTACGGCTTCAGCAAGGTGTTCAGCGGTCGTGGCGCCTACCTGCATGTCGGAGCGGTCATCGGCACGATCATGGTTGGCAACGTGTTCCGCATCATCATGCCGGCACAGCGTGCGCTGGTCGCCGCCATCGCTGAGCACCGCACCCCCGATCCGGCCTTGCCGGCCAAGGGCTTGCTGCGCTCGCGGCACAACAACTACTTCACCCTGCCGGTGCTGTTCATCATGATCAGCAATCACTTCCCGAGCACCTACGGCAGTCAGTACAACTGGCTGATCCTCGCCGGGATCGCGGTCGCGGCGGTACTGGTGCGGCACTACTTCAACACCCGTCACGACAGCAACAAATTTGCCTGGACGCTGCCGGTCGGCGCCCTGGCGATGATCTGCCTGGCGTATGTCACCGGGCCCAAACCCGCACCGACCGCACCGGATGTGGCCAAGGCACCAGCCGCCATCGAGTACCAACCGCTGCCGGAAACCGCCGTGGGCGGTGGCGCCAAGCCGCAAACCGCGCCGGCACAACCTGCCGCAGCACCGGCCCAGGCCGCCAATGCCCAGGGCCCTTCGTTCCAGAAGGTGCACAGCGTGATCCAGGAACGCTGCTCGGTCTGCCATTCGGCCACGCCCACCAGTCCGTTGTTCAGCGCGGCGCCGGCGGGGGTGATGTTCGACACGCCGCAGCAGATCCAGCAACAGGCCGCACGCATCCAGGCCCAGGCCGTGACCACCCAGATCATGCCCCTGGGCAACATCACCCAGATGACCCAGCAGGAACGGGAGCTGATCGGCGCATGGATCAGCCAGGGCGCGCGAACCAACTGA
- a CDS encoding outer membrane protein OmpK — MKRTCTSLILAGSLLAGSQAMADDLLQWQNNSLTYLYGKDFQVNPRIQQTVTFEHADAWKYGDNFFFLDRIFYNGKEDGQSGPNTYYGEFSPRLSFGKIFDQKLEVGPIKDVLLAMTYEFGEGDNESYLIGPGFDLAIPGFDYFQLNFYNRHTEGPRAGDNVWQITPVWAYTIPVGSSDILIDGFIDWVVDNDSNAKGTSHANLHINPQIKYDLGKALNLGAKQLYVGVEYDYWKNKYGIEDSDGFKTNQSNTSFLLKYHF, encoded by the coding sequence ATGAAACGCACATGCACCAGCCTGATACTCGCAGGATCCTTGCTGGCCGGCAGCCAGGCCATGGCCGACGATCTGCTCCAATGGCAGAACAACAGCCTGACCTACCTCTACGGCAAGGATTTCCAGGTCAACCCGCGCATCCAGCAGACGGTGACCTTCGAACACGCCGATGCCTGGAAATACGGCGATAACTTCTTCTTCCTCGACCGGATTTTCTACAACGGCAAGGAGGACGGCCAGTCAGGCCCGAACACCTACTATGGCGAGTTCAGCCCGCGCCTGTCGTTCGGCAAGATTTTCGACCAGAAGCTGGAAGTGGGTCCGATCAAGGACGTGCTGCTGGCCATGACTTATGAGTTTGGCGAAGGCGACAACGAGTCCTACCTGATCGGCCCGGGCTTCGACCTGGCGATCCCCGGCTTCGATTACTTCCAGCTGAATTTCTACAACCGCCATACCGAAGGCCCACGCGCCGGCGACAACGTCTGGCAGATCACCCCGGTGTGGGCATACACGATTCCCGTGGGCTCGTCCGACATCCTGATCGACGGTTTCATCGACTGGGTGGTGGACAACGACAGCAATGCCAAAGGCACCTCCCACGCCAACCTGCACATCAACCCGCAGATCAAATATGACCTGGGCAAGGCCCTCAACCTGGGTGCCAAGCAGTTGTATGTGGGTGTGGAATATGACTACTGGAAGAACAAGTACGGGATTGAAGACAGCGATGGGTTCAAGACCAACCAGAGCAACACCAGCTTTTTGCTGAAGTATCACTTCTGA
- a CDS encoding patatin-like phospholipase family protein: MIPAEPVTGLILSGGGARAAYQVGVLAAIAELLPDEAQNPFPVIVGTSAGAINAVSLASGAMHFKTAIERLTAFWQAVHSHHVMRSDWRGVMAQAMRFISHSLLGLGAKLPVALIDSSPLRELLQAQFHASGIEQAIAEHQLRAVAVTAFGYESGQAVTFYQGRGTIGSWLRHRRIGVPTSLTVEHLLASSAIPLLFAPVKIGPQYFGDGAVRQSAPISPALHLGANRVLVIGVSGNPRGPGAAQLAERSYTGLQPTLAQIGGHMLNSTFIDSLESDIELLQRLNGFSHLLPDDVPAHTLGAAPVEVLVISPSQPIDEIAARHRQELPRALRVFLRGPGATKTSGASVLSYLLFEAGYCNELIELGRQDALAQRVELSRFLGLAQG, from the coding sequence ATGATCCCAGCTGAACCGGTGACAGGTTTGATTCTTTCCGGCGGCGGGGCTCGGGCGGCGTATCAGGTGGGGGTGTTGGCGGCAATCGCCGAGTTGTTGCCGGACGAGGCGCAGAACCCGTTTCCGGTGATCGTCGGCACTTCGGCCGGGGCGATCAACGCGGTCAGCCTGGCGAGCGGGGCGATGCATTTCAAGACGGCCATCGAGCGGTTGACCGCGTTCTGGCAGGCGGTGCACAGCCATCATGTCATGCGCAGCGACTGGCGGGGGGTGATGGCCCAGGCGATGCGTTTCATCAGCCACAGTCTGCTGGGCCTGGGTGCCAAGTTGCCGGTGGCGCTGATCGACAGTTCGCCGTTGCGTGAACTGCTCCAGGCACAGTTCCACGCCTCGGGTATCGAGCAGGCCATTGCAGAACATCAATTGCGCGCGGTGGCGGTGACTGCGTTCGGGTATGAGTCCGGTCAGGCCGTGACGTTCTACCAGGGTCGCGGCACCATCGGCTCCTGGTTGCGGCACCGTCGTATCGGTGTGCCGACCTCGTTGACGGTCGAGCATCTACTGGCCAGTTCGGCCATTCCGCTGTTGTTCGCTCCGGTCAAGATCGGCCCGCAATATTTCGGTGACGGCGCGGTGCGTCAGTCGGCGCCTATCAGCCCAGCGTTGCACCTGGGCGCGAACCGGGTGCTGGTCATCGGTGTCAGCGGCAACCCCCGTGGACCGGGTGCGGCGCAGCTTGCGGAGCGCAGCTACACCGGCCTGCAACCGACCCTGGCGCAGATCGGCGGGCACATGCTCAACAGCACCTTCATTGACAGCCTGGAAAGCGATATCGAATTGCTTCAGCGCCTGAACGGGTTCAGTCATCTGCTACCCGATGACGTGCCGGCCCATACCCTGGGCGCGGCGCCGGTGGAGGTGCTGGTGATTTCGCCGAGCCAGCCTATCGATGAAATCGCTGCCCGCCATCGCCAGGAACTGCCCCGTGCGCTACGGGTATTCCTGCGTGGGCCCGGAGCGACCAAGACCAGCGGCGCCAGTGTGTTGAGCTATCTGCTGTTCGAGGCGGGCTATTGCAACGAACTGATCGAGCTGGGTCGCCAGGATGCGCTGGCCCAACGCGTTGAGCTGAGCCGGTTTCTGGGGTTGGCTCAAGGGTGA
- a CDS encoding lipid A biosynthesis lauroyl acyltransferase, whose protein sequence is MDRPRFRSAFFHPRFWLLWCGLGLLWLIVQLPYPLLLRVGRALGALMYRVAGDRRRIAKRNLELCFPEKSAAERKRLLKENFASTGIAFFEMAMSWWWSRSRLAKLAHVEGLEHLKQAQREGKGVILMALHFTTLEIGAALLGQQHTIDGMYREHKNPLFDYIQRRGRERHNLDSLAVEREDVRGMLKLLRAGRAIWYAPDQDYGAKQSVFVPLFGIQAATVTATSKFARLGKALVVPFVQERLADGSGYRLVIQAPLEDFPGETEEADCIRINQWVEQSVSDCPEQYLWAHRRFKSRPPGAPKLYGKRG, encoded by the coding sequence ATGGATCGCCCGCGTTTTCGAAGTGCTTTTTTTCACCCGCGTTTCTGGCTGCTATGGTGCGGCCTTGGGCTGTTGTGGCTGATTGTTCAGTTGCCTTACCCGTTGCTGCTGCGGGTCGGTCGTGCCCTGGGGGCGCTGATGTATCGGGTGGCCGGCGACCGACGGCGCATCGCCAAACGCAACCTGGAGCTGTGTTTCCCGGAAAAGTCCGCGGCTGAACGCAAGCGTCTGCTCAAGGAAAATTTTGCGTCCACCGGTATCGCTTTCTTCGAAATGGCGATGAGCTGGTGGTGGTCGCGTTCGCGCCTGGCGAAGCTGGCCCATGTCGAAGGCCTGGAGCATCTCAAGCAGGCCCAGCGCGAGGGCAAGGGCGTGATCCTGATGGCATTGCATTTCACCACCCTGGAAATCGGCGCGGCCTTGCTCGGCCAGCAGCACACCATTGACGGCATGTACCGCGAGCACAAGAATCCGCTGTTCGACTACATCCAGCGCCGGGGCCGCGAACGGCACAACCTCGACTCCCTGGCGGTGGAGCGTGAAGATGTGCGTGGCATGCTCAAGTTGCTGCGGGCCGGCCGGGCGATCTGGTACGCGCCGGATCAGGATTACGGCGCCAAGCAAAGTGTGTTCGTGCCATTGTTCGGCATCCAGGCGGCCACGGTGACGGCCACCAGCAAGTTCGCCCGGCTCGGCAAGGCGCTGGTGGTACCGTTCGTCCAGGAGCGCCTGGCCGATGGCAGCGGCTATCGCCTGGTGATCCAGGCGCCGCTGGAAGATTTTCCGGGGGAGACCGAGGAGGCCGATTGCATCCGCATCAATCAGTGGGTGGAGCAGTCGGTGAGCGATTGTCCCGAGCAATACCTCTGGGCCCACCGGCGTTTCAAGAGTCGTCCACCGGGTGCGCCGAAGCTGTACGGCAAGCGTGGTTGA
- the minC gene encoding septum site-determining protein MinC, with amino-acid sequence MSQTEPLDQDPVFQLKGSMLAITVLELARNDLEGLDRQLAAKVAQAPNFFSNAPLVLALDKLPADEGSVDLPGLMRVCRQHGLRTLAIRASRIEDIAAAIAVDIPVLPPSGARERLLEPAPAPAEAAKKPEKPPEPEIKPTRVITSPVRGGQQIYAQGGDLVVVSSVSPGAELLADGNIHVYGPMRGRALAGVKGDTKARIFCQQLSAELLSIAGQYKVSEDLRRDPLWGAGVQVSLSGDVLNIIRL; translated from the coding sequence ATGAGCCAAACCGAACCGCTAGACCAAGATCCCGTGTTCCAGCTGAAGGGCAGCATGCTCGCCATTACGGTGCTGGAGCTGGCCCGCAACGACCTGGAGGGCCTTGACCGGCAGCTCGCGGCCAAAGTCGCCCAGGCGCCGAATTTCTTCAGCAATGCCCCGTTGGTACTGGCCCTGGACAAGCTGCCGGCCGACGAAGGTTCGGTGGATCTGCCGGGCCTGATGCGCGTCTGCCGCCAGCACGGCCTGCGCACCCTGGCAATCCGCGCCAGCCGCATCGAAGACATCGCCGCCGCCATCGCCGTGGACATTCCGGTGCTGCCGCCGTCCGGCGCCCGTGAGCGCCTGCTGGAGCCAGCCCCGGCCCCGGCCGAAGCGGCAAAAAAACCGGAAAAACCGCCGGAGCCCGAGATCAAGCCGACCCGGGTCATTACCTCGCCCGTGCGCGGCGGACAGCAGATCTATGCTCAGGGTGGCGATCTGGTCGTGGTGTCCTCGGTCAGCCCGGGGGCGGAACTTCTGGCCGATGGCAACATCCATGTATACGGTCCGATGCGCGGTCGCGCGCTGGCTGGCGTCAAGGGCGACACCAAAGCCAGGATCTTCTGTCAGCAATTGAGCGCTGAACTGCTCTCCATCGCCGGGCAGTACAAGGTTTCCGAAGATTTACGCCGTGACCCGCTGTGGGGGGCCGGCGTCCAGGTCAGCCTGTCGGGCGACGTGTTGAACATCATTCGGCTTTAA
- the minD gene encoding septum site-determining protein MinD: MAKILVVTSGKGGVGKTTTSAAIGTGLALRGHKTVIVDFDVGLRNLDLIMGCERRVVYDFVNVVNGEANLQQALIKDKRLENLYVLAASQTRDKDALTQEGVEKVLMELKEQFEFVVCDSPAGIEKGAHLAMYFADEAIVVTNPEVSSVRDSDRMLGLLASKSRRAEKGEEPIKEHLLITRYHPERVEKGEMLGVEDVKEILAVRLLGVIPESQAVLKASNQGVPVILDDQSDAGQAYSDTVDRLLGKDLEHRFLNVEKKGFFERLFGGR; the protein is encoded by the coding sequence TTGGCCAAGATTCTCGTGGTTACATCCGGCAAGGGTGGTGTGGGTAAGACCACCACCAGCGCCGCTATCGGTACCGGTCTCGCGTTGCGCGGCCACAAGACTGTCATCGTCGACTTCGACGTCGGCCTGCGTAACCTCGACCTGATCATGGGTTGCGAGCGTCGCGTGGTCTATGACTTCGTCAACGTCGTCAATGGCGAAGCAAACCTGCAACAGGCCCTGATCAAGGACAAGCGCCTTGAGAACCTCTACGTGCTGGCCGCCAGCCAGACCCGCGACAAAGACGCGCTGACCCAGGAAGGCGTGGAAAAGGTCCTGATGGAGCTCAAGGAACAGTTCGAATTCGTGGTCTGCGACTCCCCGGCCGGTATCGAGAAAGGTGCCCACCTGGCGATGTACTTCGCTGACGAAGCGATCGTCGTGACCAACCCGGAAGTGTCCTCGGTACGTGACTCCGACCGCATGCTGGGCCTGCTGGCGAGCAAATCCCGTCGCGCCGAAAAGGGCGAGGAGCCGATCAAGGAACACCTGCTGATCACCCGCTACCACCCGGAGCGCGTGGAAAAGGGCGAAATGCTCGGTGTCGAAGACGTCAAGGAAATCCTCGCGGTGCGCCTGCTCGGCGTGATCCCGGAATCCCAGGCGGTGCTCAAGGCTTCCAACCAGGGCGTCCCGGTGATCCTCGACGACCAGAGCGACGCCGGCCAGGCCTACAGCGATACTGTCGACCGCTTGCTGGGCAAAGACCTGGAACACCGGTTCCTCAACGTCGAGAAGAAGGGATTCTTCGAGCGCCTGTTTGGAGGTAGGTAA
- the minE gene encoding cell division topological specificity factor MinE, which translates to MNLFDFFRANKKPSTASVAKERLQIIVAHERGQRSTPDYLPSLQKELVEVIRKYVNIGNDDVHVALESQGSCSILELNITLPDR; encoded by the coding sequence ATGAACCTTTTTGACTTCTTTCGTGCCAACAAAAAGCCCAGTACCGCCTCGGTCGCGAAAGAGCGTCTACAGATCATCGTGGCGCACGAACGCGGCCAACGCAGCACCCCGGACTACCTGCCCTCCTTGCAGAAGGAGCTGGTCGAAGTGATCCGCAAGTACGTCAACATCGGCAACGATGACGTGCATGTCGCACTGGAAAGCCAGGGTAGCTGCTCGATTCTGGAACTCAATATCACCCTGCCGGATCGCTGA